In Desulfobulbaceae bacterium, the genomic stretch TCGCTTTATCGAAATGATAAAAAAATAAAGTATCTCAGGTCAATCGGATCAAGGCAGTTAGCTACAATAACTAGCGATAACTTTACGGGATAGTGAATCATTTTATCTACCAAACTCTATCCATCTTGCACCTAACAATAAACACTCAAACACTCCGATCCCTGATCAACCCGAACAGCTCCATCAATAACCGATACCAAGTCAGGACAAGACCTTGTGCATTTTTGCTCTCAATTTGTCAGCACACATAATGAAAGGAACTAATTACCTCCATGCCTAAACGAACAGACATCAAAAAAATACTGATCATCGGTTCCGGACCAATCATCATCAGCCAGGCTTGCGAATTTGATTACTCAGGTACGCAAGCGGTCAAAGCATTAAAAGAGGAAGGGTACGAGGTGGTATTGATCAACTCGAACCCTGCTACCATCATGACTGACCCTGAAATCGCCGACAAAACATACGTCGAGCCGATCACCCCAGAGATAGTAGCCATGGTTATCGACAAAGAACGCCCTGACGCCCTTCTTCCCACCCTTGGAGGTCAGACCGCCCTTAACACTGCGCTCAAGTTGGCTGAAATGGGTGTGCTGAAAAAGTTCGGGGTTGAGATGCTGGCAGCCAACGCCGATGTCATCAGAAAGGCCGAAGGCCGAGACCTGTTTCGGGCCGCAATGAAAAAGATCGGCTTAAATGTCCCGGAAAGCGCCATCGTTCACACCATGGAAGAAGTCAGAAAAGCCGGTGATGAAATTGGATTTCCACTCATTGTCCGCCCCAGCTTTACTCTCGGTGGCACCGGAGGAGGTGTCGCTTATAACCACCATGAGTTGGAAGCGTTCTGCGCAACAGGACTCGACCTCAGCATGAACTCTGAGGTAATGCTGGAGCGCAGCCTGTTGGGCTGGAAAGAGTACGAACTTGAAGTCATGCGGGACAGAAAAGACAACGTGGTCATCATCTGTTCGATTGAAAACTTTGATGCCATGGGCGTCCATACCGGCGACTCGATTACTGTGGCGCCAGCCCAGACACTCACTGACCGCGAATACCAAGAGATGCGTAATGCCGCCATCGCCATCATGCGTGAAATCGGTGTTGAAACCGGTGGTTCAAACGTTCAATTTGCCGTTAACCCGGTTGATGGAGAGTTGGTTATTATCGAGATGAACCCCCGTGTCTCTCGGAGTTCAGCCCTGGCTTCCAAAGCCACCGGATTCCCCATTGCCAAGATTGCCGCCAAGCTCGCTGTGGGCTACACCCTGGATGAGATCACCAACGATATAACCCGTGAAACTTACGCCTCATTCGAACCCAGCATCGACTATTGTGTGGTAAAAATCCCACGCTGGACCTTTGAAAAGTTCCCTGAGGCTGAAGACATCCTGACCACCGCCATGAAATCAGTAGGCGAGACCATGGCCATTGGCCGGACCTTCAAAGAAGCCTTCCAAAAGGGTATGCGCTCACTTGAAATCGGCTGCGCCGGATTTGGGGCAGGGAAAAAGTTTAACCACTCGGACCTCAGACAGCGAGATCTCGACAAGGGCCTTCATACACCAAGCTCACAACGTCTTTTCTATCTCTATGAAGCATTACGAAGAGACATGCCCATCAATGAGATCTATCGCCTCTCTGCCATTGACCCATGGTTTCTCCGAAATCTTAAACAGATCACCGACCTGGAAGTTGTCATTACCAAGGCTGGTTTTTCTGGTCTTGATCACGACCTTCTCTACAAAGCCAAACAGTATGGCTTTGCAGACCAACAGCTTGCATTCCTGACCGGAACATCCCCTGACGACATCAGAGAACTCCGAGATCAATTGGGCATACGGGCTGTCTACAAGCTCGTAGACACCTGTGCTGCTGAATTTGAGGCCTTCACTCCCTACTATTACTCTACCTATGAAGAGGAAAATGAAGCCCGCCCCAGTGACAAACGCAAGGTCATGATCTTGGGCGGCGGACCTAACCGCATCGGTCAAGGCATTGAATTTGACTACTGCTGTGTTCATGCCGCTTTTGCCCTCAATGAATTGGGGATCGAAAGCGTCATGGTCAACAGCAACCCGGAAACGGTCAGCACCGACTATGACACCTCGGACAAGCTTTACTTTGAACCCTTGACCAATGAAGATGTCCTTAACATCATCGAAACAGAAAAACCGGAAGGCGTTATCGTCCAGTTCGGCGGACAGACTCCCCTCAATCTTGCCAATGGCCTGCATCGGGCTGGAGTCAAAATCCTTGGCACCTCGGTGGATAGCATCGACCGGGCAGAAGACAGGCAGCGTTTTCAGCAGTTTCTCCAGAAACTTGGCCTTGTTCAACCCGACAACGGGACTGCGCGCACCCCTGATGAAGCGCTGATCATTGCCGAGCGAATCACCTACCCGGTTGTTGTCCGCCCATCCTACGTCCTTGGTGGCCGGGCCATGAGAATTGTTTATAACCAACACGACCTCAAAGATTACATGCGGACAGCCATTGACGTCTCCTCAGAGCATCCGATCTTAATCGATAAATTCTTGAAAGATGCCGTCGAGATCGATGTAGATGCCATTTCCGATGGTGAAACCACTATCCTTGGGGCCATCATGGAGCATATCGAAGAGGCCGGCATCCACTCCGGTGATTCGGCGTGTGTCCTGCCTCCTCACACCTTGTCGCCTACCCTGATCGAGCGGATCAAGGCGGCAACCAGGGCCATGGCCCTGGAACTGAAGGTTATCGGCCTGATGAATATTCAATATGCAGTCAAGGACGACGTGCTCTACGTTCTTGAAGTCAACCCCCGAGCGTCTCGAACCGTGCCAT encodes the following:
- the carB gene encoding carbamoyl-phosphate synthase large subunit, whose translation is MPKRTDIKKILIIGSGPIIISQACEFDYSGTQAVKALKEEGYEVVLINSNPATIMTDPEIADKTYVEPITPEIVAMVIDKERPDALLPTLGGQTALNTALKLAEMGVLKKFGVEMLAANADVIRKAEGRDLFRAAMKKIGLNVPESAIVHTMEEVRKAGDEIGFPLIVRPSFTLGGTGGGVAYNHHELEAFCATGLDLSMNSEVMLERSLLGWKEYELEVMRDRKDNVVIICSIENFDAMGVHTGDSITVAPAQTLTDREYQEMRNAAIAIMREIGVETGGSNVQFAVNPVDGELVIIEMNPRVSRSSALASKATGFPIAKIAAKLAVGYTLDEITNDITRETYASFEPSIDYCVVKIPRWTFEKFPEAEDILTTAMKSVGETMAIGRTFKEAFQKGMRSLEIGCAGFGAGKKFNHSDLRQRDLDKGLHTPSSQRLFYLYEALRRDMPINEIYRLSAIDPWFLRNLKQITDLEVVITKAGFSGLDHDLLYKAKQYGFADQQLAFLTGTSPDDIRELRDQLGIRAVYKLVDTCAAEFEAFTPYYYSTYEEENEARPSDKRKVMILGGGPNRIGQGIEFDYCCVHAAFALNELGIESVMVNSNPETVSTDYDTSDKLYFEPLTNEDVLNIIETEKPEGVIVQFGGQTPLNLANGLHRAGVKILGTSVDSIDRAEDRQRFQQFLQKLGLVQPDNGTARTPDEALIIAERITYPVVVRPSYVLGGRAMRIVYNQHDLKDYMRTAIDVSSEHPILIDKFLKDAVEIDVDAISDGETTILGAIMEHIEEAGIHSGDSACVLPPHTLSPTLIERIKAATRAMALELKVIGLMNIQYAVKDDVLYVLEVNPRASRTVPFVSKATGVPLAKLATKVMMGKKLAELGLTKEVEISHYAVKEAVFPFDRFANVDTLLGPEMKSTGEVMGVDSTLGLAFAKAQMAAGQKIPSSGSVLISVRNNDKLVILPTAKKLTDLGFNLLATANTAKFLTDNGVTCTRVNKISEGRPHILDMIKDKKIQWIINTSMGTRTTEDSYTIRRSALDYRIPYTTTTAGAQSMVMAISTLTEKSVEVKALQDYCI